A window of the Acipenser ruthenus chromosome 30, fAciRut3.2 maternal haplotype, whole genome shotgun sequence genome harbors these coding sequences:
- the LOC117964479 gene encoding tubulin alpha-1C chain-like isoform X2 has translation MRECISIHVGQAGAQIGNACWELYCLEHGIQPDGNMPSDRTAGGTDESFNTFFCDTGSGRHVPRAVFVDLEPPVIDEIRTGPYRQLFHPEQLITGKEDAANNYARGHYTVGKEIIDLVLERVRKLSDQCTGLQGFLIFHSFGGGTGSGFTSLLMERLSVDYGKKSKLEFAIYPAPQISTAVVEPYNSILTTHTTLEHSDCAFMVDNEAIYDICRRNLDIERPSYNNLNRLIGQIVSSITASLRFDGALNVDLTEFQTNLVPYPRIHFPLVTYAPIISAEKAYHEQLSVSEITNACFEPANQMVKCDPRHGKYMACCMLYRGDVVPKDVNVAIAAIKTKRSIQFVDWCPTGFKVGINYQPPTVVPGADLAKVQRAVCMLSNTTAIAEAWARLNHKFDLMYAKRAFVHWYVGEGMEEGEFSEAREDLAALEKDYEEVGADSTEGDEDGDEY, from the exons ATG CGCGAGTGCATCTCAATCCACGTCGGTCAGGCGGGTGCGCAGATTGGCAATGCGTGCTGGGAGCTGTATTGCCTGGAGCATGGCATTCAACCAGATGGCAATATGCCGAGCGACAGGACCGCGGGTGGCACCGACGAGTCGTTTAACACTTTCTTCTGTGACACGGGCTCAGGGAGGCACGTGCCTCGCGCTGTGTTTGTCGACCTGGAGCCCCCCGTCATTG atgaaatcaGGACAGGACCCTACAGGCAGCTTTTCCACCCGGAACAGCTGATCACTGGCAAAGAGGATGCTGCTAACAACTACGCCAGGGGCCATTACACTGTGGGGAAAGAGATTATAGATTTGGTGCTGGAGCGGGTCCGGAAACTC TCTGACCAGTGCACTGGGCTGCAGGGCTTCCTGATCTTCCACAGCTTCGGAGGTGGTACCGGTTCTGGTTTCACCTCCCTGCTGATGGAACGCCTGTCTGTGGACTACGGCAAGAAGTCCAAGCTGGAGTTCGCCATCTACCCGGCCCCCCAGATCTCCACAGCTGTGGTGGAGCCCTACAACTCCATCCTGACCACCCACACCACCCTGGAGCACTCCGACTGCGCCTTCATGGTGGACAACGAGGCCATCTACGACATCTGCAGACGCAACCTGGACATCGAGCGTCCGTCCTACAACAACCTGAACCGGCTGATCGGTCAGATCGTGTCGTCCATCACCGCCTCCCTGCGCTTCGACGGGGCCCTCAACGTGGATCTCACAGAGTTCCAGACCAACCTGGTGCCCTACCCCCGCATCCACTTCCCCCTGGTCACCTACGCCCCCATCATCTCCGCAGAGAAGGCCTACCACGAGCAGCTCTCCGTGTCCGAGATCACCAACGCCTGCTTCGAGCCCGCCAACCAGATGGTGAAGTGCGACCCGCGCCACGGCAAGTACATGGCCTGCTGCATGCTGTACCGCGGCGACGTGGTGCCCAAAGACGTCAACGTGGCCATTGCAGCCATCAAGACCAAGAGGAGCATCCAGTTTGTGGACTGGTGCCCCACTGGATTCAAG GTCGGAATCAACTACCAGCCTCCCACTGTGGTTCCAGGGGCAGACCTGGCCAAGGTGCAGCGTGCTGTGTGCATGCTGAGCAACACCACGGCCATCGCGGAGGCCTGGGCCCGCCTCAACCACAAGTTCGACCTGATGTACGCCAAGCGGGCCTTCGTGCACTGGTACGTGGGGGAGGGCATGGAGGAGGGGGAGTTCTCCGAGGCCCGGGAGGACCTGGCAGCGCTGGAGAAGGACTACGAGGAGGTGGGAGCAGACTCGACCGAGGGAGATGAAGACGGAGAcgagtactga
- the LOC117962395 gene encoding guanine nucleotide exchange factor MSS4-like translates to MEGAEVMEVDRSGLVSEDGKNAKTVLCQRCGSKVLCPGMALFAEKELFLPAMMKKRSTPGSLGEGSVSGEQLKDHWLVDDMYAFENVGFTKDVGNVKYLICADCEVGPIGWHCLDDKKSFYVALERVKHE, encoded by the exons ATGGAGGGCGCGGAGGTAATGGAAGTGGACCGGTCCGGGCTGGTATCGGAGGACGGGAAGAACGCGAAAACAGTGCTGTGCCAAAGATGTGGGTCCAAGGTGTTGTGCCCGGGCATGGCTTTGTTTGCGGAGAAAGAG CTCTTCCTCCCCGCGATGATGAAGAAGAGGAGCACGCCGGGCAGCCTTGGCGAGGGCTCCGTGTCTGGAGAGCAGCTGAAGGATCACTGGCTGGTGGACGACATGTACGCCTTCGAGAACGTGGGTTTCACCAAGGACGTGGGCAACGTCAAATACCTGATCTGTGCGGACTGCGAGGTGGGGCCCATAGGCTGGCACTGCCTGGACGACAAGAAGAGCTTCTACGTGGCTCTGGAGCGAGTGAAGCATGAGTGA
- the LOC117964479 gene encoding tubulin alpha-8 chain-like isoform X1, with protein sequence MRECISIHVGQAGVQMGNACWELFCMEHGVQPDGVIPSDNEKAGFPGDSLHTFFSAGSSGRHVPRAIFVDLEPTVVDEIRTGPYRQLFHPEQLITGKEDAANNYARGHYTVGKEIIDLVLERVRKLSDQCTGLQGFLIFHSFGGGTGSGFTSLLMERLSVDYGKKSKLEFAIYPAPQISTAVVEPYNSILTTHTTLEHSDCAFMVDNEAIYDICRRNLDIERPSYNNLNRLIGQIVSSITASLRFDGALNVDLTEFQTNLVPYPRIHFPLVTYAPIISAEKAYHEQLSVSEITNACFEPANQMVKCDPRHGKYMACCMLYRGDVVPKDVNVAIAAIKTKRSIQFVDWCPTGFKVGINYQPPTVVPGADLAKVQRAVCMLSNTTAIAEAWARLNHKFDLMYAKRAFVHWYVGEGMEEGEFSEAREDLAALEKDYEEVGADSTEGDEDGDEY encoded by the exons ATG CGTGAGTGCATCTCCATCCACGTGGGCCAGGCAGGAGTCCAGATGGGCAATGCCTGCTGGGAGCTCTTTTGCATGGAGCACGGGGTGCAGCCGGATGGGGTGATTCCGTCGGATAACGAGAAAGCCGGCTTCCCTGGAGACTCCCTGCATACCTTTTTCAGCGCCGGCAGTTCGGGCCGCCACGTCCCAAGAGCTATATTCGTGGACCTAGAGCCCACCGTGGTTG atgaaatcaGGACAGGACCCTACAGGCAGCTTTTCCACCCGGAACAGCTGATCACTGGCAAAGAGGATGCTGCTAACAACTACGCCAGGGGCCATTACACTGTGGGGAAAGAGATTATAGATTTGGTGCTGGAGCGGGTCCGGAAACTC TCTGACCAGTGCACTGGGCTGCAGGGCTTCCTGATCTTCCACAGCTTCGGAGGTGGTACCGGTTCTGGTTTCACCTCCCTGCTGATGGAACGCCTGTCTGTGGACTACGGCAAGAAGTCCAAGCTGGAGTTCGCCATCTACCCGGCCCCCCAGATCTCCACAGCTGTGGTGGAGCCCTACAACTCCATCCTGACCACCCACACCACCCTGGAGCACTCCGACTGCGCCTTCATGGTGGACAACGAGGCCATCTACGACATCTGCAGACGCAACCTGGACATCGAGCGTCCGTCCTACAACAACCTGAACCGGCTGATCGGTCAGATCGTGTCGTCCATCACCGCCTCCCTGCGCTTCGACGGGGCCCTCAACGTGGATCTCACAGAGTTCCAGACCAACCTGGTGCCCTACCCCCGCATCCACTTCCCCCTGGTCACCTACGCCCCCATCATCTCCGCAGAGAAGGCCTACCACGAGCAGCTCTCCGTGTCCGAGATCACCAACGCCTGCTTCGAGCCCGCCAACCAGATGGTGAAGTGCGACCCGCGCCACGGCAAGTACATGGCCTGCTGCATGCTGTACCGCGGCGACGTGGTGCCCAAAGACGTCAACGTGGCCATTGCAGCCATCAAGACCAAGAGGAGCATCCAGTTTGTGGACTGGTGCCCCACTGGATTCAAG GTCGGAATCAACTACCAGCCTCCCACTGTGGTTCCAGGGGCAGACCTGGCCAAGGTGCAGCGTGCTGTGTGCATGCTGAGCAACACCACGGCCATCGCGGAGGCCTGGGCCCGCCTCAACCACAAGTTCGACCTGATGTACGCCAAGCGGGCCTTCGTGCACTGGTACGTGGGGGAGGGCATGGAGGAGGGGGAGTTCTCCGAGGCCCGGGAGGACCTGGCAGCGCTGGAGAAGGACTACGAGGAGGTGGGAGCAGACTCGACCGAGGGAGATGAAGACGGAGAcgagtactga
- the LOC117964479 gene encoding tubulin alpha-8 chain-like isoform X3: MPSDRTAGGTDESFNTFFCDTGSGRHVPRAVFVDLEPPVIDEIRTGPYRQLFHPEQLITGKEDAANNYARGHYTVGKEIIDLVLERVRKLSDQCTGLQGFLIFHSFGGGTGSGFTSLLMERLSVDYGKKSKLEFAIYPAPQISTAVVEPYNSILTTHTTLEHSDCAFMVDNEAIYDICRRNLDIERPSYNNLNRLIGQIVSSITASLRFDGALNVDLTEFQTNLVPYPRIHFPLVTYAPIISAEKAYHEQLSVSEITNACFEPANQMVKCDPRHGKYMACCMLYRGDVVPKDVNVAIAAIKTKRSIQFVDWCPTGFKVGINYQPPTVVPGADLAKVQRAVCMLSNTTAIAEAWARLNHKFDLMYAKRAFVHWYVGEGMEEGEFSEAREDLAALEKDYEEVGADSTEGDEDGDEY, from the exons ATGCCGAGCGACAGGACCGCGGGTGGCACCGACGAGTCGTTTAACACTTTCTTCTGTGACACGGGCTCAGGGAGGCACGTGCCTCGCGCTGTGTTTGTCGACCTGGAGCCCCCCGTCATTG atgaaatcaGGACAGGACCCTACAGGCAGCTTTTCCACCCGGAACAGCTGATCACTGGCAAAGAGGATGCTGCTAACAACTACGCCAGGGGCCATTACACTGTGGGGAAAGAGATTATAGATTTGGTGCTGGAGCGGGTCCGGAAACTC TCTGACCAGTGCACTGGGCTGCAGGGCTTCCTGATCTTCCACAGCTTCGGAGGTGGTACCGGTTCTGGTTTCACCTCCCTGCTGATGGAACGCCTGTCTGTGGACTACGGCAAGAAGTCCAAGCTGGAGTTCGCCATCTACCCGGCCCCCCAGATCTCCACAGCTGTGGTGGAGCCCTACAACTCCATCCTGACCACCCACACCACCCTGGAGCACTCCGACTGCGCCTTCATGGTGGACAACGAGGCCATCTACGACATCTGCAGACGCAACCTGGACATCGAGCGTCCGTCCTACAACAACCTGAACCGGCTGATCGGTCAGATCGTGTCGTCCATCACCGCCTCCCTGCGCTTCGACGGGGCCCTCAACGTGGATCTCACAGAGTTCCAGACCAACCTGGTGCCCTACCCCCGCATCCACTTCCCCCTGGTCACCTACGCCCCCATCATCTCCGCAGAGAAGGCCTACCACGAGCAGCTCTCCGTGTCCGAGATCACCAACGCCTGCTTCGAGCCCGCCAACCAGATGGTGAAGTGCGACCCGCGCCACGGCAAGTACATGGCCTGCTGCATGCTGTACCGCGGCGACGTGGTGCCCAAAGACGTCAACGTGGCCATTGCAGCCATCAAGACCAAGAGGAGCATCCAGTTTGTGGACTGGTGCCCCACTGGATTCAAG GTCGGAATCAACTACCAGCCTCCCACTGTGGTTCCAGGGGCAGACCTGGCCAAGGTGCAGCGTGCTGTGTGCATGCTGAGCAACACCACGGCCATCGCGGAGGCCTGGGCCCGCCTCAACCACAAGTTCGACCTGATGTACGCCAAGCGGGCCTTCGTGCACTGGTACGTGGGGGAGGGCATGGAGGAGGGGGAGTTCTCCGAGGCCCGGGAGGACCTGGCAGCGCTGGAGAAGGACTACGAGGAGGTGGGAGCAGACTCGACCGAGGGAGATGAAGACGGAGAcgagtactga